A single genomic interval of Helianthus annuus cultivar XRQ/B chromosome 13, HanXRQr2.0-SUNRISE, whole genome shotgun sequence harbors:
- the LOC110898157 gene encoding uncharacterized protein LOC110898157 isoform X2 gives MLEMCNISLNSLLTKNKEYVVFELRRLFLEVLGIVLNDMWCHKQKPSGCRFCEPLTNPCAVFTRSCATEVGQIGEPTIREIGHGTLATD, from the exons ATGCTGGAGAT GTGCAATATCAGTTTGAACAGTTTATTGACAAAGAATAAAGAGTATGTGGTTTTCGAACTGAGGAGGTTGTTTCTGGAAGTTCTG GGGATAGTCTTGAATGATATGTGGTGCCATAAGCAAAAACCTTCAGGATGCAGATTTTGTGAACCCTTAACAAATCCATGTGCTG TCTTTACAAGATCATGTGCTACGGAAGTTGGGCAAATTGGAGAACCAACTATAAGAGAAATTGGTCATGGTACACTTGCAACGGATTGA
- the LOC110898157 gene encoding uncharacterized protein LOC110898157 isoform X1, with the protein MLEMCNISLNSLLTKNKEYVVFELRRLFLEVLGIVLNDMWCHKQKPSGCRFCEPLTNPCAGVIFIFFLFEELNGICSLYKIMCYGSWANWRTNYKRNWSWYTCNGLKVEQNLFLLCIQISI; encoded by the exons ATGCTGGAGAT GTGCAATATCAGTTTGAACAGTTTATTGACAAAGAATAAAGAGTATGTGGTTTTCGAACTGAGGAGGTTGTTTCTGGAAGTTCTG GGGATAGTCTTGAATGATATGTGGTGCCATAAGCAAAAACCTTCAGGATGCAGATTTTGTGAACCCTTAACAAATCCATGTGCTG GTGTAATAttcatttttttcctttttgaaGAATTAAATGGAATATGCAGTCTTTACAAGATCATGTGCTACGGAAGTTGGGCAAATTGGAGAACCAACTATAAGAGAAATTGGTCATGGTACACTTGCAACGGATTGAAAGTTGAGCAAAATCTATTTTTACTATGTATACAAATAAGTATTTAG